In Candidatus Binatia bacterium, a single window of DNA contains:
- a CDS encoding ATP-binding protein: VVDDLRAAAPQRQVDWSIGDGLLAWGDPGLLRLVVQNLLGNAFKYTAQKESARIEFGVEERTGDSVVYFVRDDGSGFDPGLAGKLFRPFSRLHRSDEFEGSGIGLATVDRIIRRPGGAVSAEGRKGEGATFRFRLPVPRRTASDYEAPAAGTA, encoded by the coding sequence GTTGTCGACGACCTGCGCGCCGCGGCACCGCAGCGCCAGGTCGACTGGTCGATCGGGGACGGACTTCTCGCGTGGGGGGATCCGGGCCTGCTTCGTCTCGTCGTGCAGAATCTTCTCGGCAACGCGTTCAAGTACACAGCCCAGAAGGAATCGGCGCGCATCGAGTTCGGAGTCGAAGAGAGGACCGGCGACTCGGTCGTCTATTTCGTCCGCGACGACGGCAGCGGTTTCGATCCGGGCCTTGCCGGCAAGCTGTTCCGGCCTTTCTCGCGCCTGCACAGGAGCGACGAGTTCGAAGGCTCGGGCATCGGCCTAGCCACCGTCGACCGCATCATTCGCCGCCCCGGGGGAGCAGTGTCGGCCGAAGGGCGAAAGGGCGAGGGCGCGACGTTCCGCTTCCGCCTGCCGGTTCCACGGCGCACCGCGTCCGACTACGAGGCGCCAGCCGCCGGGACAGCCTGA